Proteins encoded within one genomic window of Triticum aestivum cultivar Chinese Spring chromosome 2D, IWGSC CS RefSeq v2.1, whole genome shotgun sequence:
- the LOC123048268 gene encoding uncharacterized protein, producing the protein MPPCHSLRKATTKLGRFGMQIMPTAKGSSSLPTSLHPPLLLLLLLLVIRPSKVVADDGKKRTTPPSSGAAPQLLSEAHFRAGEHSNSGNRHPPTPPSPAAAAKLPPTPPNSAAEGSSADGHRRCTSGASNTGDNPDGRKGDGVCRGAASPYKGPKQDCDAPPC; encoded by the exons ATGCCTCCTTGTCATTCCCTCCGCAAGGCTACAACTAAACTAGGTAGGTTTGGGATGCAGATTATGCCGACGGCAAAAGGCTCATCATCTCTCCCAACATCTCTTCATCCTCCacttcttctgctgctgctgctgcttgttaTCCGGCCATCGAAGGTGGTGGCGGACGACGGCAAGAAGCGCACCACGCCTCCCAGCTCCGGTGCTGCTCCTCAACTTCTTTCCGAAGCTCATTTCAGGGCCGGTGAGCACAGTAATTCCGGGAACCGCCATCCTCCCACTCCTCCaagccctgctgctgctgctaaacTTCCACCCACTCCTCCAAACTCCGCTGCTGAAGGTTCCAGCGCCGATGGGCATCGTCGTTGTACGTCCGGCGCCTCCAACACTGGGGATAATCCAG ACGGCAGAAAGGGGGACGGTGTCTGCCGAGGTGCTGCCTCCCCATACAAAGGTCCCAAGCAGGATTGTGATGCTCCTCCATGCTAA